From Ignavibacterium sp.:
GGTTTAGAATTTAGTATCTCGCAAAGTTGCAGAGAGAAAAAATCAGATTTATTTATTAAAGTACAAAATCAATTACATTCTTAAACTTTAACTTAAGCTTTAACTTTTACTTGAACTTTCTTCATAAATCTTTTCCATCATTTCAAATGCATATCGTAAATGCGGAATTACAATTGAGCCACCAACTATTAAAGCTATGTTGAATGTTTCATATAATTCTTCGCGTGTTGCACCTTCCTGAATTGAACGATCGATATGATAGAAAATACAATCGTTACATCTCAATACCATTGATGCAACAAGTCCCATAAGCTCTTTTGTTTTGGCTGGTAAAGCTCCATCGAGATATGCTTTGTTATCCAGTGCAAAAAATTTATTAAAATCTTTAAAGCCTGAGTTAAGAATTTTTTCATTCATCTCAGTTCTGTAAAGTCGGGTTTCGCTTGTAGTTTTTTTCATAATGTTATTCATCCTTTTTTTAAAATTTCTTTATGTCTTAGAATCTTTGTGGCAACTATTCTTTGTTTTGGGGGCGGTCGTTTTCTGCCACGAAAACACCAAGGCACGAAGAAAAAAAATTAAAGTTCATCCAAAAATTTATTCTTTTCCGGATCATAAGATACTTCTAACTTTTCCGGGGGCACATCTGATTCTTCATCTTCCCAGTCATAATGTTTAATGGGATCAGATTTTCTGAATACAAACGCTGCAATAATACCTGTTATTGCGCCAAATAAATGTGATTCCCAGCTTATTCCTTCGAGTCCTGGCAAAACTCCCCAAACAAGTCCACCATAAAGAAAAACCACAATTAAAGAAAGCGTAATTGACTTATTATCTCTTCTGAAAATTCCGCTGAAGAATAAATAAGAGACAAATGCATAAACAATTCCACTTGCTCCAATATGATAAACTTCTCTAGCAAAAAGCCAGACTAAAATTCCGGTGCAAAAATAAACGAATGCAAAAACTTTATAAGCAGCTTTGGGATAGAAATAAAAAATTCCCAAGCCCATAACAGCTAAAGGAACAGTGTTAGAAATAAGATGAGAATAATTTGAATGAATTAAAGGAGATGTTAAAACTCCAATTATCCCGGAAAGATGTCGTGGATAAACCCCAAGTTTGTATGGATAAATATTTAGCAAATTAAAAGTGAAATGAAGAATCCATAATATAAATGGGAAAGAAAGTGGAATTAACACAAAATTTATTTTTGATAATAAGTTCTTCAAAAGAGTGGATACTAAATTTTAAACCTGAGTAATCTTTCCTGTAATAATTTATGCATATCTCTTCTGCCATCAAGAACGCAATAAATAAAAATCTTTTTATTGATTATTCGATATATGATCCGATACGGCTTTTGAACAATCTCTAAATACTCATAAATACCCAAGTGTTTAAGTTCCTTTGGAGGATGACCTCGTTCAGGATGTTTCTGAAGAGATAAAATTTTTTCATAGATTTTCTGAAAAAATTTATCGGCTCGACTTGTTGACTCGTTTAAATAGATATACCGATAAATTTCAAATATGTCTGTTTCCGCATCTTCAATAACGAATATTTTATACATCGTTATAATGCTTTTCAAATTCTTTGATTTTATTCTTTAAGTCTTTAATTGACTTATTAACAGTTTTAAATTTTTTCTGTTCAAGACTCAGGTTGCTTAATGAAACTATCTTCAAAAGTGCAATGGCTTCCTGAGTTTGTTCGTAAAGTTTAATGTCTTGTAAAATTGCTTTCGCTTCACCATTCTGAGTAATAAGAAGAGTTTTACTATTTTCATTAAGATCTTTTAATATTTCTGAAACATGAGCTTTTAAATAACTTACTGGTTTTATAGATTCACTAAATTTCATTTTCGCTCCATTTTATTCCTGACCAAATATAGTCTTTTAAGTGGTCTGTGTCAATCACTTGATAAAACTACTAACTATTGTGTAATTATTTTCTCCAATGTTTTTTCATCTGCGTTAAGCAATCCAACTTTTATCAATCGTGGAGTAAGCTTTCTCCAATTGTCATCAGATGCAAAAATTTCTTTGAACATAGGTAATGCATCATTAAGTTGTCCATTATTAACAAGAGTAACAGCCGTCCAATATTTCATTTCAAGATTTTCAGGAAACATTTTCATTGCAGCAGAATAATGCTCCATTGCAAGTTTCATATCATTCTTTTCAACTGCAAGATCACCATTATTCATATGCTCATAAGCTCTGAAAACTTTCAACAATCTTTTAATTTCTTTAATTGGTTCGGGATGATCTTCAACTCTTAAATCAATGTAACGATCTTCCCAAAGTTTTCCTGTTGCCTCGCCTTTTACAACAAGTATTGCAGCAGATTGTTGTCCCCTGATATCACCGCCAACATTCTGAGCAGCTTCTAAAGCAGCAATAAGTCTTTCGGCTAACGGTCCATCACTACTTTCAAATGCTTTTGACATTTCACTCCAAACCAGATTACTTAACATTAAATTAGCCTCA
This genomic window contains:
- a CDS encoding type II toxin-antitoxin system RelE/ParE family toxin — its product is MYKIFVIEDAETDIFEIYRYIYLNESTSRADKFFQKIYEKILSLQKHPERGHPPKELKHLGIYEYLEIVQKPYRIIYRIINKKIFIYCVLDGRRDMHKLLQERLLRFKI
- a CDS encoding DUF1028 domain-containing protein, whose product is MKKLFFLFCLILLSFDLNAQLFYSNEPLAHTYSIVARDPKTGEMGVAVQSHWFSVGSIVSWGEAGVGVIATQSFVNPSFGQRGLEMLKQGMTAQEVVDLLIASDEGRDFRQLAIVDAKGNSAAYTGSKCIPEAGHIVGDNYCVEANLMLSNLVWSEMSKAFESSDGPLAERLIAALEAAQNVGGDIRGQQSAAILVVKGEATGKLWEDRYIDLRVEDHPEPIKEIKRLLKVFRAYEHMNNGDLAVEKNDMKLAMEHYSAAMKMFPENLEMKYWTAVTLVNNGQLNDALPMFKEIFASDDNWRKLTPRLIKVGLLNADEKTLEKIITQ
- a CDS encoding rhomboid family intramembrane serine protease; the protein is MLIPLSFPFILWILHFTFNLLNIYPYKLGVYPRHLSGIIGVLTSPLIHSNYSHLISNTVPLAVMGLGIFYFYPKAAYKVFAFVYFCTGILVWLFAREVYHIGASGIVYAFVSYLFFSGIFRRDNKSITLSLIVVFLYGGLVWGVLPGLEGISWESHLFGAITGIIAAFVFRKSDPIKHYDWEDEESDVPPEKLEVSYDPEKNKFLDEL
- a CDS encoding carboxymuconolactone decarboxylase family protein, giving the protein MKKTTSETRLYRTEMNEKILNSGFKDFNKFFALDNKAYLDGALPAKTKELMGLVASMVLRCNDCIFYHIDRSIQEGATREELYETFNIALIVGGSIVIPHLRYAFEMMEKIYEESSSKS
- a CDS encoding type II toxin-antitoxin system Phd/YefM family antitoxin, with translation MKFSESIKPVSYLKAHVSEILKDLNENSKTLLITQNGEAKAILQDIKLYEQTQEAIALLKIVSLSNLSLEQKKFKTVNKSIKDLKNKIKEFEKHYNDV